The Gouania willdenowi chromosome 5, fGouWil2.1, whole genome shotgun sequence sequence atgcatatataagtatatacacatacatatgtatcccacacccaacatgtaTGTCATaaattatcgtagattgatttctgaccattatatcgataatcgcagtatcgtgagctttgtatcgcatatcgcgaggtacccagaggttcccacctctACTGAGAAGCATGAATGTTCTGTACataacatcaaataaaaaaggaggCATATTCCCACACAGAAaaagaatgacattttttttttttaaaaaaaacatgttgtatTATGTTGTGCACATCTTGTATTAAAGTGTGGTTGATATGAGCCCATGGTGAGTGTGTGCAGTGGTTGTGTCTTACCTAGTAGAAGCAGCTTCACCTCTCTGGCTGCTTTCTCTCCATCCTCTCGGAGGTTTTTGTCAATCATCTTTGACCTCTCAGCAGCAGCTTTATCCTCAGCACTCACTGTGCACCCCATTGATCCACACACAGCTAGAAGCTCACCGACCAGTCAACAATGGAAACACGGTTCCAATGCAAATAGAGTCACAAACGCGATGCAGCACTTTGTGAgtcccagtaaaaaaaaaaaatttaaaaaaaaaaaaaaaaaaagtcgcaGGTGTggtgtaaaaatatgtcaaatccAGTCACGTGAAGGGGAATTGTTTATGTCAGGATGGAATGATGAACAGCCCATGCTGATGCTCTCACTGCCCGCCGTCCAGTGTCCATCCACGGGAGGCGATGGTCCACAGTAGCCCCCTCCCTTTCCCACACCTCCCCTCCTCTGCAGCTTTCAAACCAGTCTGAGCTCAAACTGGCCCCGGTGTGACGTCATCAAAACCACTTGTCTTGACAGTCCAATTAAAGCAGGTGTGCGAAGGAGTCAATTAGTGGAGACACGTCGGAGCTGGGACTGCAGCGGGCCCTAAAAGACACCTGCATTCAGCTTCATTCCTCCGCAGGGTCCGGGACGACAGACGCAGCGATGCCAGGCGGTGTGAGAGGCTCTCAGGGACTAAAGAGCCGTGTGCACGTAGTGAGCCGGACACGCAGGGTGCACCGCTAACGTGGTCAACGAGTGTTTGCGTCACATGTTTATGAAACACAGCCGCACACAGTCAGTCATGAAAAAGGTTTGTGTGCAGCGACACCCAGTGGAGACACACACGCATTGTTACGTCATTTTAGTGATATGACGTGAAACTGTAAGTGGATCAGTGTGGAAGCTCATTTCCGccagtaaaactaaaaaaaggaaaataataataataatcgagaatttattattttacttttttgtaaaaaaaaaaaaaaaaaacaattaagaaaagtacaataattaaaaaaaaatgaagttataattatgagatactcggccataattatgacttttctatctcttaattatgacttagcatctcataattatgacttagtatctcataactatgacttatgattttattactattattatttaactatttttttattttaaaaaaaacttggaaaagtaaaataattttaaaaaaaaattcttagtttgAAAATGTGATAAATACCTTAAGATGCTTCAGGTCTTATAACTTTTACTGTCGTCCAAAGTGATACTGAATATGAAATTATTTCCTTATTAAAGTTAGTTTCACAGCTTGCCTCAAATGACAGTATCTTCTTGTTAAATCTGCAGCTTTACCAGTAGACTTCAAACATCTTGATAGACTCAGCTTCTCTGTACTGAATGCTTCATCTCTGAGCTACTATCGCCACCTAGAGTTGGATGTTTGTCATTGCTTGTAActtatggaggaccaaacctgccaaaataaaataaatgaaaaaaagaataaaaataaaagaacaaaacaaaaataaaaatgttttatacgtgtaaaataaatgattgaatgaataaaagttatatacatatatttgtattttattttttatttccacttttatttatcaatctagaattaatttttggacaatatttttaaatttttgcatttttaacttttgtattttccccactcacatttatttatttatatttaattttgaatttttctttaagttatttttcatgtttatttattcatttaaaaaaaaatttttttttcgtttttgcaggtttggtcctccatagtaAATATGGTACGTTCCCATGAACAATGCTGttagtaaataaaaatagaaaatattttaatgCACGCTGTCAGATAAATTAAAGGTCTGAGGTTGtctgatttaaaataatatatatatatatatatagctttaatatttcatattcatttattattgctGTTCTAATATATGTGAGCACATATTCTATTCttttatgagttttgaaaaagaatcacaagttttacttttattaataaaggttaagtttttcactcttcaccccccccccccccccccacccaccctctCTTCTCACTGAACATAACAGATGAAAATACAGCCAACGATCAAAACAATGGCATTGTGAAATAATGTAAGAACGCTTCCAATTATTGGCAAAACTAggagttaattaaaaaaatttatcacattttcatgtaaaatgtagatttttcctgcagtctgaaGCCCAGGAACTTAAATAGTTCAGCAAGCTTGGtcaacattttttattcttcagTAGCGACAAGCCTTATTCTTTATTACTTAGTACAAGTAGCAACAAACCAATACTTTGACAGGTTGAAATCTTACTTCTACTAATAATtctaatgctaataataatagtatcaCAAAAACTTTATAATACTTCACGAAGCAGAAGTTTAGACAAATGTAAAGACAATGTGTTTTAATCTCACTGGTTTATTTGCTAATTACATTTACAACACGTTTTGTGTAGTGACATTCATAGAGTCCAAGTTGGTTCCATTTGGCTGGGTCATGGTGTAATTAGTGGTTTAGTgatattattataaaacattaaGCCAATCTAGATGCTTTAATGGTAATTGTACATTTGCAAATTAGCCTCGCTCACTTAAAAGTCACATAGAAAAGatagataaaaatgtaaatacaatcaaATATTTATGGGAGGTAATAGTCTTAGCATAGATACACAACGTGTATTTCCTGTGGATCTCATTATTCATCATGACtttataaaaatgtaacaaatttcaTATGTTAAAAAGTAATTTCCAGGCTGTTTCTTTGTATTTGGAGATCACGGTTTGGTAACGATGTAGTAAAGCTACCTAACAACACAAAAGTATTACCATTATACATGCATAGAAAATATGCGTAACTCTGCAACACTTATTAAATACTGTGTGCTAACATAAAAACTGAAATCATACGTGAATCATTGGCGTCATTTGGCTTTATCATGTACAGTAGATAAATATCGGTCAtttgaattacaaaaaaaaaaaacacaaatatagtCGCTTAATAAATATACACTCCTGTTTTTTCACTGAGTCTAATTTGTGCTGTTCCAAATGTTGCTGAAAGGCACCAGGGTCTTTAAGGAAcgttttatttcaagcatataGAACTAAAAAGCTTTTCTCTCACATCAAGTGTCAAATGCACTGATGTACTAATGAGAACTGTGAAAATATCCTTCATCTTACCTCATGTTCTTCATGTACAAAGCCCTACTACAATATTCTGTCTCTCAGTACAGTACCAGCTGcagctgtttgtgtgtgaagAATAGTAAAGAAAAAAGCAACAGGAAATGAGCATTTTACCATTTAGGCAGCAATTAAAACGAAACAAAAAACTTGCATTATATTTACCTGGTCATAAATGTGGGGTTTCTGTTCATATACAGGTGCTGgtaataaaattagaatatcatgaaaaagttgattgtaattccattcaaaaagtgaaacttgtatattatattcattcattacacacagactgatgtatttcaaatgtttatttgttttatttttgatgattataactgacaactaatgaaaatcccaaattcagtatctcagaaaataagaatattacttaagaccgATACAAAACAAGATTTCTAGatatgttggccaactgaaaagtatgaacatgaacagtatgagcatgtacagcactcaatacttagttggggctcattttgcctgaattactgcagcaatgcagCGTGACATGGAGtggatcagtctgtggcactgctcaggtgttatgagagcccaagttgctctgatagtggccttcagctctactgcattgttgggtctggcgtctcgcatcttcctcttcacaatacccTGTAGATTTTCTGTGGGGCTAAGGTCAGGcgagtttgctggccaatcaagaacagggataccgtggtccttaaaccaggtactggtagctttggcactgtgtgtaggtgccaagtcctgttggaaaatgaaatctgcatctccataaagttggtcagcagcaagAAGCATGAActgctctaaaacttcctggtagacggctgcattgaccttggacctaaggaaacacagtggaccaacaccagcacatgacatggcaccccaaaccatcactgactgtggaaactttacactcgaCCACACGCAACATAgattctgtgcctctcctctcttcctccagactctgggaccttgatttccaaagggCATGCAcaatttactttcatcagagaacataactttGGACCACTTAGCagcagtcaatcaatcaatcaatcaatcttttatttgtatagcgccaaatcataaccaatggtatctcaagacactttacagtagagcagtcttaaggacggactcttcattttatggatacacacatatgcatatatacgtatatgcacatacatatgtatcccacacccaacatgaattcatcatggcggcaaggaaaaccttctgttaagcagcaggaaccttgtgtggatcccattcctatgatgaacagccatccacgttatgctgtgttgggtgtgtgaagaggaaagggtggagacagagttgttgagactctgtaactccacactgaggatcccacggacctgcaagacaaaagccagaaggagtacaggagcaaacacacaagggaagaagcagacatagagggagtgtttgagagaggaatgggaccctctccggtccctctctaacctaaatgacctctctcttaacgccctctccaacctctctccaaccgagcatgccagacccccccggcagtctatgcctattgcatcttaactatgagctatgagctggttcctaactaaaagctttaccaaagaggaatgttttgagcctaaccttaaaggtagagagggtgtctgccccccgaaccgtggttcggggggcagacaggccccacttctctccagagaagtggggcctgataactgaaagctcttcctcctatactacttttagagacaaatggaacaacgagtagtccagcattttgagagcgtagtgttctggggggattgtatggcactacaagctccttgagatagactggtgcctgtccatttagggctttataagtgagaagaagaatcttgaattctattctgtattttatgggaagccgatgcagagaggctaatacaggagtaatgtgatctcttctcctagttttagtcagtacacgtgcggcagcattttgaaccagctgaagtgtcttaagcgacttgctcgggcagcctgctaaaagagaattacaataatccagtcgagaggtaacaaaagcatggactagcttttcggcgtcgccctgagacaggatagatctgattttagcaatgttacggagatgaaagaaggcagttcttgaagtttgttttatgtgagagttgaaggataaatcctgagcagtccagtcctttttgtctttagcccaggtgagacgcttctgacgctgtctcttgttcaagactggcttgacacaaggaatgcgacagctgaaacccatgtcttgcatatgtttgtgtgtggtggttcttgaagcactgactccagctgcagtccactctttgtgaatctcccccacatttttcaatgggttttgtttcacaatcctctccagggcacgttatccctattgcttgtacacttttttctaccacatcttttccttccctttgcctctctgttaatgtgcttggacacagagctctgtgaacatcCAGCCTCTTTAGAGATGACATTTTGTGTCTTGTCCTCCTTGTGCAAGATGTCAGtggtcgtcttttggacaactgtcaggtcagtagtcttccccatgattgtgtagcctacaAAACTAGACTGAGAGACCATCTAAAGGTCTTTGCAGggcaccaggtgtcttcaatattgaacctctccacaatattctaattttctgagatactcaatttggggttttcatttgttgtcagttataatcatcaacatgagaagaaataaacacttgaaatatgtcagtctgtgtgtatacataatgtatacattatacaagtttcaccttttgaatgaaattactgaaataaatcaactttttcacaATATTCTACTTTTATGaccagtgcatgtgtgtgctaAGGCCAAACAATATTTTCTTTGTTCAGTGTAAATGTTCTTCCTGAACACAGACTCCAGTACACTGTGTATTATGGTGGTGTAACATACAGGATGTTCAGCCCTGTGCagtcatgttgtgttttctcGATGAGGTGATACTCTTCCCTTTGTATAGACCCTCTttttacacataaacacacacacacacacacggatggTGAATCTAGTGGCCTCCAGCAGCACGGCTGCTTCCTGTTGCCCAGTCCATAATAATGAAGCTCAAACTCATCACCATGAAAGAGACACCTAATGCAGCAAAGCAAGCAGCCtggaaacaaaatggaaaagaaTACATTTCTTATATATGAGATATTTGAACAATAACTGGAGGACAAAGTACAAAAGGCCCCTTACCAGAATCTTTTGTCTGGAGGTCATGGGTTCACGCTCGTTTGGAACGATACGGATGTAAAAAATAGCAGGAAAGATGAAAATCAGGCAAGGAGCTGATGTGGCACCTGAAACAACAAAGAGGGAAGAAAATGACATCACAATGTGGGAATTTCCTTTctcatgtaataataatatccacCTTTTCAGATCACACACTGTGCATAGCAATAGAATAACAGTAATACACCTTTTAATTCAAGTAGtacaacaaaaatttaaaaatccaatATTTACTAACTCATTAGAGTTTcttaaatatttacaattatattttaccGTAATTGATAATGTAAGAAAAGGAGAAAATAAGTTTACTCCGatgattttgtttcttgattatCTGACTTTTCAAGAGGTTTTGAGTAGAAATTGAGGGTTTATGATTAGCAATGCTCTTAACTTTTGATCCGCTGAtcaaaaacagcctttttcagtttaaatattttttttcataaatttccAACTTAACTTAAGTTTTTGGATCTCTtgctctaattttttttttcatctgcaCTTTGAAGCATTCTTGTGATCCAAGACCAACcaattcttttaatttttccCCTGTTCTTAAGATTTTAATCAGGAATATACCAGGACTTtacaaaaattatataaaagggGATAAAACAACACTATGTTGAAACTGTCATGCATTCCCGTAGGTCTTGATTTACAAAAATGGATTGACtgtgaattaaaatgaatactCTGACATAGGGCTGaccgattttggaaaataatctaattgcaatttttttttcctcaatattgcgattgtgacttaatattttttcaagggcctcttgtcatgtatttttcaatgaacacaaacaataaataaatctggttcataataaacaatttcagatataaaatataaattttaaagcacagattacaacaataaagcaaacaaatctgtggctttacctcttcaacatttTTAACTTCACCTTTCATGAAACGTGCACtttttaaacactctctgaactgaACAGGACAgtctatatataaataaaataatcagataataaagcttactaatatccagtcagtaacatcacacataTACTAACTAATATCTGCTTTAAACAATTGGACattttttaggtaaatcaaactccCAACAACCTTtaacagaatgtgcagacaaaattgaaaaaaaaattggaaaaaaaaagaataatttttttttttttgggattagaaaatcgcattttatgatatcatgataatatcgcaaatgcaattaattgttcagcctTACTCTGACATGATAAGTTTGGTGACAAATGTAATACCTTAAAGCACCAACTTGTGTTTCCTGCGTCTGTGCACAGTTGTGGGTTCAGACAGACTTTGTTTGAAAGCCTCCCGCCCCCCTGCCCTCCCTTTCCAGGCCAATTTACACGTGTGCATCCACATGTTTGCTAAAGTCAACCAAGGTGATGTTGCTTTGAAGTTGTCCTTGGTGGTCTTTCAACATGCAACTACAGCTTTGTGTTTGACCTCCAAGCAGAAAACATGTGACAACAATATTGACCCTAGTTGTGGGTTAGTCCAGCAGTAAACACACAGTAGTCACGTTTTTTTGGTTCTGATACCAATGACAAACCCTAAAACACTAGAGAAGTTGCaggaaaatcaaatcaaacattgcTATTAAAAACTACAAATGACACTGAAGAAGCTCTTTAAATGTGTCTCCTAACAACGCAAATTCCTCACTAAGAATAAACCGAAATATTTTGTTCCCACTGCTTGATCCtttagtgcagtgtttctcaaaccgGAGTACGGTCTACTTATAGTAGAAAGAGATAGAGAAAGAgggaaattaataaataaaagtgttgtggcagttttgaatgaaatgagTTGAAGGGTTAAAGGTCAAATGTGGACACAGGGGTTTTTTAATCAAAGGGTTTTGGGGCAGACcagtctgggattcagaggtttaGTGTGAGCGTCCCGTGAATCTGTagctgttctgtgctctcagggttttttaCGCCACTGATAGCACTAAACATAACAATTATAGAGTCTCTGAGAAAGACCTTGGTAAATGTTATCAGTACAgtagtatctggcctgcttagggcagtttgaccagaactgaccagtagagattctgtaatcacatatcagaAAGCAtctgatgttctttcttttttctgatttatatttctttgttttcacctctgtatttattgtttttaacctgtaaagtgtctttgagtttctaaaaaagcactttaaaaaaaaaaaattgtattattattattataaaaaatacgGGGTTTTATAATCATACTAAagattaccagcaactcacaaaacaacaaaaacacaaaataagaggacaataaaataacataaacataaacataaaattacaccaaaaacacacaaaataacaaaatgatgatagaaacgattagaacatgaactgaaaatacaaaggtcagtctcgGTGTCACATCAGGAGGGAAATGATCGTAAATGGTAAAAACTATagtaataaatctattcagaaggcactaaatactgtttcaatccacttatatttacaaaatgagattctttaaaatgtgcgttatcactcattcattccatcattatgctctagagTTGTTGTTTCACAGATTTCTGAgtaaaaatgttgtagtcagacaaagggggtacttggattcacaAATAAGAGAGAATGGGGgtactttgagaaccactgctttagtgtAATACTAACCAATAAATCCAAAGATTCCCAGAATATTTGGAGCAAAAATGACCAACAGGTTGATGAGGATGAGCAGAACCACAGCAATGGCAACGTGGCGTATCCAGCTGAAAGCCTTGGTTGGGAACAACATCTGCAGGATGGCTCTACGCACCTGCCAACAGTAGATCATTAGATTTAGTTCAGAATTAACTACAAGATCACTTTGGCGGACGATTAATATAAATAGAGGAAAAAACGTGTCGCCTACCGGGAACAACACTATGGGGACAGTCAACGTTACAGCTGTGAGGACAGCCACGCGCACACAGAGGATCAAAGTGTCATAGGGATCGATCCGGGCGTAGGTGTGCAGCAGTTCAGGCTCCACTTTGTCTGcagtgaaataaaaagaaaagggtTTCTGAGTACACATGAACATTGCTGGGAAAAATAAACTCTCACCACCAGAGTGAGTTAGGTCAAAAACAAAGTTTAGGTCAACACTAGAATacaatgtttttcaaattacatGGTCTTTAAGATAAAGAACTTATTTGAATATATATCTGTCAATACCCGTAATAAAAAGTTAATTATCATCCCATTAAGATATAATTTTAGTctaatttcatatattttggaaaataaagtgTATGTACACTAAATGGGTTCAGTGGAAACTATAATTAGGCGTATATACACCAAATTATATAAGTGTTATTTGATCAAGTTTCTACAAAATTTTCCATCTGAAATCCACCTTGAGTTTTGAACAAAATAAACTGGCGTCTGTATCcagattaaaaccaggattgtATTGCGTTATCTGATCTAGTTTCAAAATCCTACTTTCAATTTTGAGCCAACCATATTCCAGATTTGATCCAATCCCAAAACCAAAATCAGATAACCTTAAATACACAACTGGTCCTCGAACCTGACCTGTTTAACCACTACAGTCAGTGACGAGGTACatataataaagaaaaagtgaaatacaaatgtttttgtgaCAATTGGATATATTCCTAAACACAGAGTGCAATAACAAacctaataaaacattttttttgtgattcaCTGTCGACCTAtattaagttttttgtttttaaaaaaaaagttacatttactATTGGAAATTTGAGCTTTTCTTAAAATTTAGTGACTTTCTAAAcaagtgtttttcaatcttggggtcgtgaccctacGTGGGGTCGCTTGAAATGTAAacggggtcgcctggaatgtgTTACAATATTTActgatcattattattattattccttttcaaattaaaacacaatcttaaacaattgtATGCTATaccttcactttctcaaatataaatctagttcaaatgaaatgcagtataaagagaagaaaaaagagaaaaaggaagacaagaagaaaaaaaacatacacagtaCAGCAAACCTGATCAATAACAAATTCTCAAAAAAATTccttggggttgccagaaatgtggaatataaaaatggggtcacaatcaaaaaaaggttgggaaccactgttctaaaccatccacaatgttttttttcatgtatttggtattatatacaatatatattgatgttgttataatgtttttatttgtctcacaacaagaaaaagtgagTTCATGTTGGGTCATCTTGCTTTTTTAGATACAGTAACTGCATTTATAGCACTGGTAATCTAGATTCAGAAATCTAGAAAATGTGTATCTGGATCAGGGTGATCCGATCCACTGTTGCTTTGAAAAACTGGATTAGATATAAGAACGATCATCTGGGATTTCCaaatctgaattcttttcaTCTATTACATCCATAACGCTTTGAACAACTGGAGATTTTgaaacccaaaaaaaacatgttcttgTATACTGCCTCGATATCtatattaaagaaacaaaacacataCACTGCAAACGAATGTCCGGTAACCAACGCTCTCACCATAAAAGGTCAGGTAACCAAAGAGAGCTGCCAGGAAGTACATGGTGTACATGACAAAGATGGAGATGTTGGACACATTCTGCATCCTCTTCCTGGTTGGGCTGGAATGGGAGTGTGGGAAATTACATGTTATGAGTGCCATATTTTGCAATATGTCAAATAATCACATCTTACAGAGGGGTTGACTCACTTGGATAGCTCAGTGTAGATTGGCAGGACCTCAGGGTGGCAAACAAAGGCAAAAGCCAAGATGGGAATGGTGTATGCTGTCTGTGAGgacaaacataaacacacaacttTATAACAATAGCCTCACCATCAACTCAGGGTAGCACGTGTCGTGTATCTTAAAACTCAGACATCTGCGACCTCTTTATTTTCAAACTTGATAGATTTGCTCTCCACCTCTCACCTGCCTACCTGTGAGTTGAGGGTTATCATACGTGGGGCACAGTGGGAGCCGTCATCTTCATGTACCAGGTCGTTGATAACATGCTCGTGACTGTAGCTCGAGACATTGAGGCTGTGGTGCTCAGCAGTGCCGTTATAGAACTCCTCAAAGGGGCAGGGAATTTGAAACTTTTTATAGGTCACCTACAACAAAATTGTGAAAGAGAAACATTGCTATAAAGACACAAGGATTAAGAAGTGTCTCagagactagctccacaaaatgcTTTTCAAACATCAACGTATCTCTAAGTAGCACTTATCAAACAGCAACACAACACTGAAAATAGGGTCGAGCGTGGGAAAAGATAGTGTGAGAAAGTGAGTGACATCCGTGCCAAGGTAGCATGAAATAGCGACTGAGAATTCAGTAGCTAATGGGGatcttaataaaatgaaatgaaacagtgAATGACAATGTGTGATTGTTGTCGTTGGTGGTGATGTGGACTGGACTTGACTTACAGCAGTGAGGAAAAACACCATGCAGCTGAGAGAAAACCCACTCGTGTATCCAAGGTAACCTAAAATTAGAGAGGAAAAGACGGTTGATACGGGTGCAATGTGTGGATAGGAACACTGCTTATCTGTATAGTTACAATACATAGTGTAGTGACCGACTGAGACTGTCTAAATTAAATGTGTAGAACGTCCTCTTGACCTCGAGATGGcagattacatttaaaactaagtctgacgtcaaaatagTGCGTTccaattagatagtatggaaagattgagtatgcgagaaacaCCTGGATGCAAActgtatcgggacattttttaagtatgcacggtgggcacactagtcatacttaaccTCCCTATGATGGATTGCGAGCGAAACGTAAAATCGttctgggaccggcttcaagccaAAACTCAaaaatccccttttcaaaacaaaagcatctcttcttgaaCACTTTTGTGAatggggctcttgttttgaagttaactggaggTTTTGACAGtcgcacaatggcgggtctcaaaaaatctccaaaatgtcggcatgaaatatgttttttgcaagttttatggatcaaattacCACATGATGATATTCTTCTTGGTCATTTTctagcttaaaatgttttcagaactttcaaaggtggcgaatcaagaGAGCaatttagcctcagtgtactTCAAGTTACTGTCACTGTAGGTTCGAAACGCATCTTAGGAAACTtcgaagtatacttcagtgggaacggtcatcatcgtAATCATCCTAACTCTACTATTAGTATAGCAGACAGTATTTACtaattgagtgtgtagtgtatagtaaaTTAGCATGTGATATCAAACACAGccataggcaccagcagacctaAAAAGGGGCAAATtggttggaaaatggatggatggaaatacACACAGTATCACTCACCAAGCTGTTTCATTAAAGCCAGAGGCAGGATAACACTGGCTGAGACGATGATGACCAGGTAGTTTCCATTTAAGTACCACAAgctgtttggagaaaaaaaacaattgtttagTGCGATGACCACCAAGatagagaacacacacaaattacaaaaaaaaaaacatttatgcaGATAAGATTTCTAAACTTTTATTTCAATGAAGGTTGAAACTAGTGTTGTACGCCATACgctccaagaccaagacttgctaGAGATTAGAATgaaccaagaccaagacttttagGAGTCGAGacagagtcaagaccaaga is a genomic window containing:
- the slc38a3b gene encoding sodium-coupled neutral amino acid transporter 3 isoform X2, whose product is MMETYDSEMNILTNSKNHDIVDDVGVPMKTLLEEDRFDDPDGGLENEEFLPNADGKKAIRFTDFEGKTSFGMSVFNLGNAIMGSGILGLAYAMANTGILLFLFLLTAVAALSSYSIHLLLKAAGIVGIRAYEQLGYRAFGIPGKMAAGIAITLQNIGAMSSYLYIVKSELPLVIQAFLKADPNSDLWYLNGNYLVIIVSASVILPLALMKQLGYLGYTSGFSLSCMVFFLTAVTYKKFQIPCPFEEFYNGTAEHHSLNVSSYSHEHVINDLVHEDDGSHCAPRMITLNSQTAYTIPILAFAFVCHPEVLPIYTELSNPTRKRMQNVSNISIFVMYTMYFLAALFGYLTFYDKVEPELLHTYARIDPYDTLILCVRVAVLTAVTLTVPIVLFPVRRAILQMLFPTKAFSWIRHVAIAVVLLILINLLVIFAPNILGIFGFIGATSAPCLIFIFPAIFYIRIVPNEREPMTSRQKILAACFAALGVSFMVMSLSFIIMDWATGSSRAAGGH
- the slc38a3b gene encoding sodium-coupled neutral amino acid transporter 3 isoform X1, coding for MMETYDSEMNILTNSKNHDIVDDVGVPMKTLLEEDRNGTQNVRFDDPDGGLENEEFLPNADGKKAIRFTDFEGKTSFGMSVFNLGNAIMGSGILGLAYAMANTGILLFLFLLTAVAALSSYSIHLLLKAAGIVGIRAYEQLGYRAFGIPGKMAAGIAITLQNIGAMSSYLYIVKSELPLVIQAFLKADPNSDLWYLNGNYLVIIVSASVILPLALMKQLGYLGYTSGFSLSCMVFFLTAVTYKKFQIPCPFEEFYNGTAEHHSLNVSSYSHEHVINDLVHEDDGSHCAPRMITLNSQTAYTIPILAFAFVCHPEVLPIYTELSNPTRKRMQNVSNISIFVMYTMYFLAALFGYLTFYDKVEPELLHTYARIDPYDTLILCVRVAVLTAVTLTVPIVLFPVRRAILQMLFPTKAFSWIRHVAIAVVLLILINLLVIFAPNILGIFGFIGATSAPCLIFIFPAIFYIRIVPNEREPMTSRQKILAACFAALGVSFMVMSLSFIIMDWATGSSRAAGGH